In Bacillus sp. Cs-700, one genomic interval encodes:
- a CDS encoding glycosyltransferase family 4 protein, producing MTTKKVLFCATVDYHFKAFHLPYFKWFKEQGWEVHVAASGEIILPHTDQKFNIPIQRSPFRIQNFKAYKKLKQLMDYNNYDIIHCHTPLGGVLARLAARKARVTGTKVIYTAHGFHFCKGSPLINWLIYYPIEKQLANHTDCLITINQEDYQIAMERFNAKQIEHVRGVGIDTGSFSPLIEEEKSVRRQSFGYQPDDFLLFYAAEFNKNKNQKYLLEAVALVKDELPNVKLLLAGEGALLESCKILAHQLGISHMVDFLGYRNDLMELVPMCDVAVASSLREGLPVNIMEAMSCELPVIAVENRGHRELVVQNETGWLVQNERPDELAKKIKRMAIDEVTRKAMGKSGRKRMISEFSVDQILLHKSMIYTSYLKETEEVTWGVL from the coding sequence ATGACTACAAAGAAAGTACTGTTTTGTGCAACAGTGGACTATCACTTTAAGGCTTTTCATTTACCTTACTTCAAGTGGTTTAAAGAACAGGGATGGGAGGTTCATGTTGCAGCGAGTGGAGAAATCATATTGCCACATACGGATCAAAAATTCAACATACCAATACAGCGTTCACCTTTTAGAATACAGAATTTTAAGGCATACAAGAAACTGAAACAACTGATGGATTACAATAACTATGACATTATCCATTGCCATACACCTTTGGGGGGAGTACTGGCCAGGTTAGCGGCTCGTAAAGCAAGAGTCACCGGCACGAAAGTCATTTACACTGCTCATGGATTTCATTTTTGTAAAGGCTCTCCACTAATCAACTGGTTAATCTATTATCCAATCGAAAAGCAGTTAGCGAATCATACGGATTGTTTAATTACAATCAATCAGGAAGACTATCAAATCGCAATGGAGCGTTTCAACGCTAAACAAATTGAACATGTACGAGGAGTTGGAATTGATACGGGTTCATTCAGTCCTTTAATAGAAGAAGAAAAGAGTGTTCGAAGACAATCATTTGGGTATCAACCAGATGATTTTTTATTATTTTATGCAGCGGAATTCAATAAAAATAAAAATCAGAAATACTTGCTAGAAGCCGTAGCTTTAGTGAAAGACGAGCTACCAAATGTGAAATTATTACTTGCAGGGGAAGGCGCTCTTCTTGAAAGTTGCAAAATACTCGCTCATCAACTTGGTATCAGTCACATGGTTGATTTTTTAGGCTATCGAAATGATTTGATGGAACTTGTTCCTATGTGTGATGTAGCGGTTGCTTCCAGTTTACGTGAGGGTTTGCCAGTTAACATCATGGAAGCCATGTCGTGTGAACTGCCGGTCATTGCAGTCGAAAACAGAGGGCATCGAGAGCTTGTCGTACAAAATGAAACAGGCTGGCTTGTTCAAAATGAACGTCCAGATGAGTTAGCAAAGAAAATAAAAAGGATGGCAATCGACGAGGTTACTAGAAAAGCGATGGGTAAAAGTGGTCGAAAAAGAATGATATCCGAATTCAGTGTAGATCAAATCCTGCTTCATAAGAGTATGATTTACACCTCTTACCTAAAAGAAACGGAGGAGGTTACTTGGGGAGTCCTATAA
- a CDS encoding nucleoside-diphosphate sugar epimerase/dehydratase yields MTYRQRLPFFILIDSCIVLTAIFFSQFLVGATVHVITFSIVLSSAVILISHHLFSIRFNLYKKVWEYASIGELVVILQTVTFSILIAAIFQQFILKEISFRLLMATWILHLLLIGGSRFCWRLYRDMVMNKSNSKRKTLIVGAGSAGTMVVRQLLKYNDSDLSPVGFIDDDVRKQNLDVYGIPILGGINMIEKKVKELDIENIIVAIPSLNKKELQKIFRECAKTEAKTQILPMLEDLMTGKVSVNQFRDVKVEDLLGREPVKLDIDVISNSITNKTVLVTGAGGSIGSEICRQISLFNPKSLILLGHGENSIYSIEMELKEVFRNTDIEFVTEIADVQDAGKMVSVMGRYQPDVVYHAAAHKHVPLMERNPDEAVKNNLIGTLNAANAASWSGVKTFVMISSDKAVNPTSVMGATKRLSEMVVQNLDRKSTTKFVAVRFGNVLGSRGSVIPLFKKQIQKGGPITVTHPDMIRFFMTIPEASRLVIQAGTLAEGGEIFVLDMGEPVKIVDLAKNLIKLSGHSVDDIGIEFSGIRPGEKLYEELLNKEEVHAEHVYPNIYVGKTSELYLQEIEELIENFADMDHETLRNRLLQLANHRVESEPLLSG; encoded by the coding sequence ATGACCTACCGACAAAGGTTGCCTTTTTTTATTTTAATTGATTCATGTATTGTCTTAACCGCCATCTTTTTTAGTCAATTTCTAGTTGGTGCAACGGTCCACGTTATTACCTTTTCGATTGTTTTAAGTTCAGCCGTAATCTTAATCAGTCATCATTTATTTTCAATTCGCTTTAACCTATATAAGAAAGTTTGGGAATACGCCAGTATAGGGGAGTTAGTCGTTATTCTCCAAACGGTTACCTTTTCCATTCTTATAGCCGCCATATTTCAACAATTTATTTTAAAAGAAATCTCATTTCGATTGTTGATGGCGACATGGATTCTTCATTTACTATTAATTGGTGGTTCACGCTTTTGTTGGAGATTGTATCGTGACATGGTAATGAATAAATCAAATAGCAAGCGGAAGACACTTATCGTGGGAGCTGGTTCAGCCGGTACGATGGTAGTGAGGCAATTGCTCAAATACAATGATTCAGACCTTTCGCCAGTAGGATTTATTGATGATGATGTACGAAAACAAAACCTGGACGTTTATGGAATCCCCATACTTGGTGGGATTAATATGATTGAAAAGAAAGTGAAAGAATTAGACATCGAAAACATCATTGTTGCCATCCCATCGTTAAATAAAAAAGAGCTGCAGAAAATTTTCAGGGAATGTGCAAAAACAGAAGCTAAAACGCAAATTCTTCCGATGCTTGAGGATCTCATGACTGGAAAAGTTTCCGTTAATCAGTTTAGAGATGTTAAAGTTGAGGATTTATTGGGACGCGAACCAGTAAAGTTAGATATCGATGTGATTTCAAACTCAATTACGAATAAAACGGTTCTCGTTACAGGAGCTGGAGGATCGATCGGATCAGAAATTTGTAGACAAATTTCACTATTTAATCCAAAATCATTGATTCTTCTTGGTCATGGGGAAAACAGCATCTACTCGATCGAAATGGAATTAAAAGAAGTTTTTCGAAATACAGATATCGAATTTGTTACTGAAATAGCAGACGTTCAGGATGCAGGAAAAATGGTAAGTGTCATGGGACGCTATCAGCCTGATGTGGTCTACCATGCGGCTGCTCACAAACACGTACCTTTAATGGAAAGAAACCCTGACGAAGCAGTAAAAAACAACTTAATCGGAACGTTGAATGCTGCCAATGCAGCTAGTTGGAGCGGGGTTAAAACATTTGTGATGATCTCATCTGATAAAGCTGTCAATCCAACAAGTGTCATGGGAGCTACAAAGCGTTTATCAGAAATGGTTGTTCAAAACCTTGATCGCAAGAGTACTACTAAATTCGTTGCAGTAAGGTTTGGGAATGTTCTAGGAAGTCGTGGAAGTGTCATTCCGTTGTTTAAGAAACAAATTCAAAAAGGTGGTCCAATAACAGTTACTCATCCCGATATGATTCGATTCTTTATGACGATACCAGAAGCATCAAGACTTGTTATTCAGGCAGGGACACTTGCTGAAGGTGGAGAAATTTTTGTTCTTGATATGGGTGAACCTGTTAAAATTGTCGATCTGGCAAAGAACCTCATTAAGTTATCAGGTCATTCAGTTGATGATATAGGAATTGAATTTAGCGGCATTCGCCCTGGGGAGAAGTTATACGAGGAGTTACTAAATAAAGAAGAAGTACATGCAGAACATGTTTATCCAAACATTTATGTTGGAAAAACGTCTGAGTTGTATTTACAGGAAATCGAAGAACTAATTGAAAATTTTGCAGATATGGATCATGAAACGTTGCGAAATAGACTGTTGCAACTAGCTAATCATCGAGTTGAGTCCGAACCACTACTTTCAGGTTAA
- a CDS encoding CpsD/CapB family tyrosine-protein kinase — translation MNQLISSKKGRATLKKRNLITLSHSNSIISDQFRTIRTNMRFLAKEKEERVFLITSPGVGEGKSTMTANLAVSLAQQKEKVLLIDANLRSPIVDQIFKVSNEVGLTDVLTYKKSFQDAVHHSEIGRLEILTSGQHASNPAELLGNEMMRELLVTTGKNYNFVLVDSPSVLSSTETRMLANICDGIILVLNRGKTDLEDAAKARRVLELAHANLMGAIINKK, via the coding sequence GTGAATCAGTTGATCTCAAGTAAAAAGGGACGAGCTACATTAAAGAAACGAAATCTAATTACTCTTTCTCACTCAAACTCTATCATTTCAGACCAATTCCGTACGATTCGAACGAATATGCGCTTTTTAGCTAAAGAAAAAGAAGAACGTGTATTTCTTATTACTTCTCCTGGTGTTGGAGAAGGTAAATCAACGATGACTGCTAACCTGGCTGTTTCACTAGCACAACAGAAAGAAAAAGTGCTTTTAATTGATGCGAATCTTCGTTCTCCAATTGTTGATCAAATCTTTAAAGTCTCAAACGAAGTTGGACTAACAGATGTGTTAACTTATAAAAAAAGTTTTCAAGATGCCGTTCATCATTCTGAGATAGGAAGATTAGAGATTCTTACAAGTGGCCAGCATGCAAGCAATCCTGCTGAGTTACTTGGGAATGAGATGATGAGAGAATTACTTGTGACTACTGGAAAAAATTATAATTTTGTACTTGTAGATTCTCCGTCCGTCTTATCGTCTACAGAAACAAGAATGCTCGCTAATATATGTGATGGCATTATTCTTGTTTTAAATAGAGGGAAAACAGATCTTGAGGATGCTGCAAAAGCGAGAAGAGTATTAGAATTAGCGCATGCTAACCTTATGGGAGCGATTATCAATAAAAAATAA
- a CDS encoding Wzz/FepE/Etk N-terminal domain-containing protein, which translates to MSKFQYENNSSNSADKEINLKEYFTVLKSRFWIVIVFAFLTTAGGYFYSQYTYVPLFETSTRIIVETEEQDMKTLMVMIKDPIIMEKVKKDLNLQSSAEGIANRITVEQVDESRVVRISVIDTNPEEAVAIANATAKTYKSEVVKLLDFKEVQLLSEAKLNPYPINESQNKVVMAAAVFGLIAGVGLIFLLDSLDGTVKRESDVEEILGVPVIGSVSNMNKKKFVSKKRKARSYEVRSESVDLK; encoded by the coding sequence ATGTCTAAATTTCAGTATGAAAATAACAGCAGCAATTCAGCGGATAAAGAAATAAATTTGAAAGAATATTTCACTGTACTAAAATCTCGTTTTTGGATTGTTATTGTTTTTGCCTTTCTAACTACTGCTGGGGGCTACTTCTACAGTCAATACACTTATGTACCCCTTTTTGAAACTTCTACAAGAATTATCGTTGAGACAGAAGAACAGGATATGAAAACTCTGATGGTTATGATCAAAGACCCCATTATTATGGAAAAGGTTAAAAAAGATTTGAATTTACAAAGTTCTGCAGAAGGTATTGCAAACCGAATTACGGTTGAGCAAGTTGATGAATCACGAGTGGTTCGAATCTCAGTTATCGATACAAATCCCGAAGAAGCTGTTGCCATCGCCAATGCGACTGCCAAAACATACAAAAGTGAGGTCGTGAAGCTTCTTGATTTTAAAGAAGTACAGTTGTTATCTGAAGCGAAGCTTAATCCATATCCCATCAACGAATCGCAAAATAAAGTCGTTATGGCTGCTGCCGTATTCGGGTTGATTGCTGGAGTAGGCTTAATCTTTTTGTTAGATTCATTGGACGGAACTGTGAAACGTGAAAGCGATGTTGAAGAGATATTGGGTGTTCCGGTGATTGGAAGTGTATCAAATATGAATAAAAAGAAATTTGTTTCAAAGAAAAGAAAAGCGAGAAGTTACGAGGTAAGGAGTGAATCAGTTGATCTCAAGTAA
- the murQ gene encoding N-acetylmuramic acid 6-phosphate etherase, protein MSDGRKAKTEMRNAKSENLHQFTTLEIIELMNEEDATVAGVVKTALPHIEKVINEVMTVIRNGGKLFYFGAGTSGRLGVLDASECPPTFGVAADLVNGVIAGGDQALRYPIEGAEDRQELGAEDLRKYVSERDFVIGIASSGKTPYVLGAMEAANEIGAKTAGISCNTNSPLSKIVTYSIELPVGPEVVTGSTRLKAGTAQKMVLNMISTASMVKLGKVYRNLMVNVQASNEKLRKRTVSIIQELTGVSDGEAARYSEQAEGDARVAVLMILLKLDGERAKQMLEEKGGDFVAVMEEEKDRGQARA, encoded by the coding sequence ATGAGTGATGGAAGAAAAGCAAAGACGGAAATGAGAAATGCGAAATCGGAAAATCTTCATCAGTTTACAACGTTAGAAATCATTGAGCTGATGAATGAAGAAGATGCAACCGTTGCTGGCGTTGTGAAAACCGCTTTACCCCATATCGAGAAGGTAATTAATGAGGTTATGACTGTAATCAGAAATGGAGGTAAACTCTTTTATTTCGGTGCGGGGACAAGCGGACGTCTAGGGGTATTAGATGCATCAGAGTGCCCACCGACTTTCGGTGTCGCGGCGGATCTTGTGAATGGTGTCATTGCAGGCGGAGACCAGGCGCTTCGTTATCCGATTGAGGGAGCAGAAGATCGACAGGAACTCGGAGCTGAAGATTTACGGAAGTATGTGAGCGAGCGTGATTTTGTGATTGGCATTGCGTCTAGTGGAAAAACGCCTTACGTGCTTGGTGCGATGGAAGCGGCAAATGAAATAGGCGCGAAGACGGCGGGGATTTCATGCAATACGAACTCTCCGCTTTCGAAAATCGTTACATACTCGATTGAACTACCAGTTGGACCAGAAGTGGTGACGGGATCCACGCGATTGAAAGCAGGAACTGCGCAGAAGATGGTATTAAATATGATTTCGACTGCTTCCATGGTGAAGCTTGGAAAGGTGTACCGCAATTTAATGGTCAATGTGCAGGCGTCGAATGAAAAGCTGCGGAAGCGGACCGTTTCGATTATTCAGGAGTTGACGGGAGTTAGTGATGGAGAAGCCGCGCGTTATAGTGAACAGGCGGAAGGGGATGCACGGGTAGCGGTGTTGATGATTTTGTTGAAGCTGGATGGGGAGCGAGCGAAGCAGATGCTTGAGGAGAAGGGTGGGGATTTTGTAGCGGTGATGGAGGAGGAGAAGGATAGGGGTCAGGCTCGAGCATGA
- a CDS encoding BadF/BadG/BcrA/BcrD ATPase family protein, producing the protein MPLNKKVYMGIDGGGTKTVGLICNQDGVILSKSVAGSTNVKSRSEVEVRAAIHHVISELTLGVKEGELSGVFVSTAGGDREEDQLRWKNWLMEVLPGFTGGLEVRNDAYGALASGTFSTEGTVLIAGTGSIAYALDTDGSRRAGGWGYLFGDEGSGYDIGQHALRTVAMMHDGRTTVDKAFCDELLSYLKLTSVPEMITAIYEDSYARMKIASIAEVVIALAEKQNPTALGLIQHAYRKLSELIDAIEVRSGRLVICGGLMESSFFRNGFLAEVRESGVSNVSFPTLSPAVGACICALIVNGEPITEERKANLLSSYQVMSG; encoded by the coding sequence GTGCCATTAAATAAGAAAGTGTATATGGGCATAGACGGCGGTGGCACGAAAACGGTTGGCCTCATTTGTAATCAGGATGGTGTGATTCTCTCAAAAAGTGTTGCAGGGTCAACGAATGTGAAATCGAGGTCGGAAGTAGAAGTGAGAGCGGCGATTCATCACGTGATTTCAGAATTAACGTTAGGCGTAAAAGAAGGCGAGCTTAGTGGCGTTTTTGTTTCAACTGCAGGTGGCGATCGAGAAGAAGATCAGCTGCGCTGGAAGAATTGGTTAATGGAGGTCCTGCCAGGTTTTACAGGAGGACTTGAAGTGCGAAATGATGCCTATGGCGCGTTAGCAAGCGGAACCTTTTCTACGGAAGGAACAGTTTTGATCGCTGGAACGGGTTCGATTGCTTATGCTTTAGATACGGATGGTTCGAGACGAGCGGGTGGTTGGGGATATTTGTTTGGTGATGAAGGCAGCGGCTATGATATTGGCCAGCATGCGCTTCGTACCGTTGCGATGATGCATGATGGCAGAACAACCGTAGATAAAGCCTTTTGTGATGAACTTCTTTCCTACTTGAAGTTAACCAGTGTTCCCGAGATGATTACGGCAATTTATGAGGATTCATATGCGCGTATGAAAATCGCTTCTATAGCTGAAGTGGTGATTGCCCTAGCGGAGAAGCAAAATCCGACAGCTTTGGGACTCATTCAGCACGCTTATCGGAAGTTGAGCGAGTTAATTGATGCGATTGAGGTGCGGAGCGGTAGGCTTGTGATTTGTGGAGGATTGATGGAGTCGTCTTTTTTTCGGAATGGGTTTCTTGCGGAAGTAAGGGAGAGCGGAGTCAGTAACGTGTCCTTTCCAACACTTTCTCCAGCAGTAGGCGCATGTATTTGTGCCTTGATTGTGAATGGTGAACCGATCACAGAAGAACGAAAAGCGAATCTACTGTCGTCTTATCAAGTCATGAGCGGCTAA
- a CDS encoding carbohydrate ABC transporter permease: MNHTIWTRPFYYVFAFLIASISIYPILLMILSSFKTSAEIFTSPLSLPKNFNLDTYRNLLEMIPFTTYFMNSVFVSVVSVLLILITSSLAAFYIARFTFVWNNIIFFFFLMGMMLPIKLGIVPLFILMKDLNLLNSLWSLIFMYVATGIPLSILILTGFFRTMPRELEEAARIDGAGNLRILWNVVLPLMRPALGTVMIIQFIQSWNDFFFPLIFITDDLKKTIPVGMLSLFGEYSADWGALFAGLTLASLPMIVLFFIASKQFMEGLTQGAIK; encoded by the coding sequence ATGAACCATACAATCTGGACGAGACCGTTTTACTATGTATTTGCTTTTCTTATCGCATCGATCAGTATCTATCCGATTTTATTAATGATTCTTTCGTCTTTTAAAACGAGCGCAGAGATTTTCACAAGTCCACTCTCATTGCCGAAGAATTTCAACCTTGATACGTACCGGAACTTACTTGAAATGATCCCGTTTACGACGTATTTTATGAACAGTGTTTTTGTGAGTGTTGTATCTGTGTTATTAATTCTGATCACATCTTCACTCGCTGCTTTCTATATTGCACGCTTCACATTCGTCTGGAATAACATCATTTTCTTTTTCTTCCTGATGGGGATGATGCTTCCGATTAAACTTGGGATCGTGCCGTTGTTTATTTTAATGAAAGATTTGAATCTATTAAACTCCCTATGGTCGCTGATTTTTATGTATGTGGCAACGGGGATACCCCTGTCGATTCTTATTTTGACAGGATTCTTCCGAACGATGCCACGCGAGCTTGAAGAAGCCGCACGAATCGATGGCGCAGGAAACCTTCGCATTTTATGGAATGTTGTCCTTCCTTTAATGCGTCCGGCACTCGGAACCGTGATGATTATTCAGTTTATCCAGTCATGGAACGACTTCTTTTTCCCGCTTATTTTTATTACGGATGATTTGAAAAAGACGATTCCAGTTGGCATGCTTTCACTTTTCGGTGAATACTCTGCAGACTGGGGGGCGCTTTTTGCAGGACTAACGTTAGCCTCACTGCCGATGATTGTGCTTTTCTTCATCGCATCGAAACAATTTATGGAAGGACTGACTCAGGGTGCCATTAAATAA
- a CDS encoding sugar ABC transporter permease, with protein MKPATNSNSVVKIKKERNWKRWTIHLFPIPALLIYGLFIVYPLFAALTYSFFDWKGIVRGEFVGLKNFKDLFTLEPFSGLFWNAFGHNILYFVLQMIFQNGLAFILAYIIYKKVKGSEFLKIAYFLPRLLSVIVVGFLWKLILNPNYGALNVILEKLGLEQLQKAWLGDPDTALISIILVNCWYGIGFGVLIFLAGLQSIPKELFEAGKLDGADGLSMIRKIVLPLMVPSFMIMTVLTFIQSFEAFELVYAMQGSQGEPYHSTDTLAIYFYRLAFGGSAGGSTTAVGLGSALAVVLFLFISFFTALYLRYMQKKQVDM; from the coding sequence ATGAAACCAGCTACGAATTCAAATTCAGTCGTCAAAATTAAGAAAGAGAGGAACTGGAAAAGGTGGACGATCCACCTTTTTCCTATTCCTGCTCTTCTCATCTATGGGTTATTTATTGTATATCCACTATTTGCCGCATTAACGTACAGCTTTTTTGATTGGAAAGGGATAGTACGCGGAGAGTTTGTCGGCTTAAAGAATTTCAAGGATCTCTTTACACTTGAGCCGTTTTCAGGACTTTTCTGGAATGCTTTTGGTCACAACATTCTTTATTTCGTGCTACAGATGATTTTTCAGAACGGGCTTGCTTTTATTCTCGCTTATATTATTTATAAGAAAGTAAAAGGGTCGGAGTTTCTTAAAATTGCTTACTTCCTGCCACGGCTTTTATCCGTGATCGTTGTCGGATTTTTATGGAAGCTCATTCTAAATCCAAACTATGGTGCTCTCAATGTCATTCTTGAGAAGCTCGGTTTGGAACAGCTCCAAAAAGCGTGGCTAGGTGATCCGGATACAGCTCTTATCTCGATTATTCTCGTTAACTGCTGGTATGGCATCGGATTCGGCGTGCTGATTTTTCTTGCCGGTCTTCAGTCGATTCCAAAGGAACTGTTTGAAGCAGGCAAGCTCGACGGGGCGGACGGGCTTTCGATGATTCGTAAAATCGTCCTTCCGTTAATGGTTCCTTCATTCATGATTATGACGGTCCTTACATTTATTCAGTCTTTCGAAGCATTCGAACTTGTCTATGCGATGCAAGGATCGCAAGGAGAACCTTATCATTCGACGGATACGCTTGCGATTTACTTTTATCGCCTCGCATTCGGCGGCTCCGCAGGTGGATCAACGACCGCAGTCGGATTAGGATCCGCACTGGCAGTGGTGCTTTTTCTCTTTATCTCATTCTTTACCGCACTTTATTTACGCTACATGCAGAAAAAACAAGTGGACATGTAA
- a CDS encoding extracellular solute-binding protein, with the protein MNRMKAFTLTSFLAFILVLSACSSESGGNSGDSEASEDSVTLTIGSWRTEDKASYQKIIDKFNEENPDINVEFKPSKNTEYNTILNTALQSGEGPDIIHLRPYTPGIELADAGYLEPLDDLEGLDQYPEETLAASKGSDDKQYGVPLNMSTTQMFYNKKMFEEMGLEEPQTWDEFMALNEKIKKEGTTPIALGTKEGWLLSLSHGIIGPAHYGGNEFVDQITAGETDFTSDEFQNSIDAMDELKQFFPENYEGLGMEDIRTMFFTGDAAMFPLGSWEIEVLREMNPELELGFFPIPSAVGKEPTITTWVDGSYAINASSEHKDAAKKFLQFMTTEEFGTMFTEEFKMISAIPGVESEDELVNALGKAAEEQSTPYMMLVHFAGGNPSTKATIETELQGMYLGERTPEEVAKTVQESAQSWYEPLQK; encoded by the coding sequence ATGAATAGAATGAAAGCGTTTACTTTAACGAGTTTTTTAGCATTTATCTTAGTTTTATCCGCATGTAGCTCTGAAAGTGGTGGCAATTCTGGAGATTCTGAAGCGAGTGAAGACAGTGTCACACTAACGATTGGAAGCTGGCGAACAGAAGATAAAGCAAGCTATCAAAAAATCATCGATAAATTTAATGAAGAAAACCCAGACATTAATGTTGAGTTCAAGCCTTCAAAGAACACGGAGTATAATACGATTTTAAACACGGCCCTACAAAGTGGGGAAGGACCTGATATCATTCACCTTCGCCCTTATACGCCTGGGATCGAGCTTGCGGATGCAGGATATCTTGAGCCGCTTGATGATTTAGAAGGACTCGATCAATATCCAGAAGAAACGCTTGCCGCTTCTAAAGGGTCGGATGATAAGCAGTATGGCGTACCGCTTAATATGAGCACGACCCAAATGTTTTATAACAAAAAAATGTTTGAAGAAATGGGTCTGGAAGAACCACAAACTTGGGATGAGTTCATGGCGCTAAATGAAAAAATTAAGAAAGAAGGTACGACACCGATCGCCCTTGGTACAAAAGAAGGCTGGTTGTTGTCATTATCCCATGGCATCATTGGGCCTGCTCACTATGGTGGCAATGAGTTCGTCGATCAGATTACAGCTGGTGAGACGGATTTTACAAGCGATGAATTTCAGAATTCAATTGACGCGATGGATGAGCTAAAACAGTTTTTCCCTGAAAATTATGAAGGACTTGGCATGGAAGATATTCGGACAATGTTCTTTACAGGTGATGCCGCGATGTTCCCGCTAGGAAGCTGGGAAATTGAAGTGCTTCGTGAAATGAATCCTGAGCTTGAACTTGGTTTCTTTCCGATTCCGTCTGCTGTTGGAAAAGAGCCGACGATTACAACATGGGTAGATGGCTCCTATGCGATTAATGCGAGTTCTGAGCATAAAGATGCCGCAAAGAAATTTCTTCAGTTTATGACAACGGAAGAGTTTGGCACGATGTTTACAGAAGAATTTAAAATGATCAGTGCGATTCCAGGGGTTGAGTCTGAGGATGAGCTTGTGAATGCGCTCGGAAAAGCAGCAGAAGAGCAGTCGACACCTTACATGATGCTGGTTCACTTTGCTGGTGGGAATCCGTCCACGAAAGCGACGATTGAAACAGAGCTACAAGGAATGTACCTTGGTGAACGCACGCCGGAGGAAGTAGCAAAGACGGTTCAGGAAAGCGCGCAGTCATGGTATGAGCCACTACAGAAGTAA
- a CDS encoding serine hydrolase domain-containing protein, which translates to MVEVDAFVRDLIVKKELPGAVLHVQQKGSTVFHRAYGGFIDSNHQSHTMKTSTRFDIASLTKVIATLPSILWLVDNTPVELDHTIQTYIPEFIHPEITILQALTHATGLPADLTPPVQRYENRDIFSEVVNAELIHEPGKIVKYSDLGMILLGVVIEKVTGRPISTFTKKVLYKPLGLTQTSFHPEEKHQIASTEWYENHYIQGEVHDEKALHLGGSGSAGLFSTANDVGKFGSYFLYPETQTVLPHDLMRKARNHVVENRGMGFEVWSGKGTTLSCGRGWSAGSFGHTGFTGTSLWIDPQKELIVTFLTNVVQYGRKHNMKHIRPDLHSLIHAHFTN; encoded by the coding sequence ATGGTTGAAGTTGACGCATTTGTTCGCGATCTTATTGTCAAAAAGGAGCTCCCTGGCGCTGTTCTTCATGTTCAACAGAAAGGGAGCACCGTTTTTCATCGTGCATACGGTGGGTTTATCGATTCGAACCATCAATCCCACACCATGAAAACATCAACACGATTTGACATTGCCTCCTTAACAAAAGTAATAGCAACACTTCCGTCGATCCTATGGCTTGTTGACAACACACCTGTTGAACTCGATCACACGATTCAAACCTACATCCCAGAATTTATACACCCTGAGATTACGATTCTTCAGGCGCTTACCCATGCGACAGGACTTCCAGCCGATCTTACGCCACCCGTACAACGATATGAGAATCGCGATATTTTTAGCGAAGTGGTGAATGCTGAATTGATTCATGAACCAGGAAAAATCGTAAAGTATAGCGATCTTGGCATGATTTTACTAGGAGTGGTCATTGAAAAGGTAACTGGCCGGCCCATTTCCACTTTTACAAAGAAGGTTCTCTATAAACCGTTGGGATTAACACAGACCAGCTTTCATCCTGAGGAAAAACATCAAATCGCTTCAACCGAGTGGTATGAAAATCATTACATTCAAGGCGAGGTGCACGATGAAAAAGCACTCCATCTTGGCGGCAGCGGAAGTGCAGGACTTTTTTCTACCGCGAATGATGTAGGGAAGTTTGGCTCCTATTTTCTTTATCCAGAAACGCAAACTGTGCTACCTCATGATCTTATGAGAAAGGCACGAAATCACGTTGTTGAAAATCGCGGTATGGGGTTTGAAGTGTGGAGCGGGAAAGGCACTACTTTATCATGCGGAAGGGGGTGGTCAGCAGGAAGCTTCGGCCACACGGGATTTACGGGAACGAGTTTGTGGATTGATCCGCAGAAAGAGCTGATTGTTACGTTTTTAACGAATGTTGTTCAGTATGGAAGGAAGCACAACATGAAACACATTCGTCCTGATCTTCATTCTTTGATTCACGCTCATTTTACTAACTAA